In a single window of the Melioribacteraceae bacterium genome:
- a CDS encoding serine/threonine protein kinase codes for MQGLTSEILFEKFEIIEVLKKDEHAGVYLANHIYLSKKIILKVLNTKKLPDHSIVERFKREAKILARLDHPNIIKVLDFGMSKEFFYISFEYIEGESMRNMLKTKSLSHEQKEHLMIQLLKGLDYAHKNQIIHRDIKPENIFIDKNLTLKIGDFGLALSSEDNFVTNPYSIVGTPSYMSPEQVRGAKLTPQSDLFSTGVVLFELFSGKNPFLRDNVSLTLNEIIGYDEGNLPEKLKELPQNVQEILLKLLKKKIADRVQSAEEILTSLNVSLDQPTIVVNNFNNDAKRSKLALGFIAIFILIIGGFVLSQIFSTDGNPTITNNQQEQIEDPSSLQNDSKSQIDSNSANESSEIPLTEEEKNINELNNPTQNNSQTSMAEPKSLGLGGLVVECLPWAEVFIDGERIGVTPNVSIRPINLQAGEYTLKLVHPDYPVFSQTINIAAGEVKNVRISLDATMGFVKCFVHPFGDVYINGEKRGQIPSPDFLKVKPGPVRLIIRNNDYRDIDTAFYIRAGDSLRLKFSFRKP; via the coding sequence ATGCAAGGATTAACCTCCGAAATATTATTTGAGAAATTTGAAATTATAGAAGTTCTTAAAAAAGATGAACATGCAGGGGTTTATCTTGCCAATCATATTTATCTTAGTAAAAAAATAATTCTAAAAGTTCTTAACACAAAAAAACTGCCAGATCATTCAATTGTTGAACGATTTAAGCGGGAAGCAAAAATACTAGCACGACTTGATCATCCCAATATTATTAAAGTGTTAGATTTTGGCATGAGTAAAGAGTTTTTCTATATCTCCTTTGAATATATTGAAGGGGAAAGCATGCGTAATATGCTTAAAACAAAATCTCTTTCACATGAGCAAAAAGAGCACTTAATGATTCAGCTTCTCAAAGGATTGGATTATGCTCATAAAAATCAAATTATTCATAGAGATATAAAACCGGAAAATATATTTATAGATAAAAATTTAACGCTAAAGATTGGTGATTTTGGTCTCGCGCTTTCTTCAGAAGATAATTTTGTTACAAACCCATATTCAATAGTTGGCACTCCAAGTTATATGAGTCCAGAGCAGGTACGCGGGGCTAAGTTAACTCCACAAAGTGATTTGTTTTCCACAGGCGTTGTTCTGTTTGAATTATTCTCCGGCAAAAATCCATTTCTAAGAGATAATGTAAGTCTAACACTAAACGAAATAATTGGATATGATGAAGGCAATCTCCCAGAAAAGTTAAAAGAATTACCACAGAATGTTCAAGAAATTCTTCTTAAGCTTTTAAAAAAGAAAATTGCCGACAGAGTTCAATCGGCCGAAGAAATATTAACATCATTGAATGTAAGTCTTGATCAGCCAACAATAGTAGTAAATAATTTTAATAATGATGCAAAAAGATCAAAGCTTGCTTTAGGGTTCATAGCTATTTTTATTTTAATAATTGGTGGCTTTGTGCTCTCTCAAATATTTTCAACTGATGGTAATCCTACTATTACAAACAATCAGCAGGAGCAGATTGAAGATCCTTCATCTCTTCAAAATGATTCCAAATCTCAAATAGATAGTAATAGCGCTAATGAATCTTCAGAGATTCCATTAACGGAAGAAGAAAAAAATATTAATGAATTAAATAACCCAACTCAGAATAATTCTCAAACCAGCATGGCTGAACCAAAGTCGTTAGGTTTAGGAGGGCTGGTAGTTGAGTGCCTTCCCTGGGCTGAAGTATTTATTGATGGTGAACGAATAGGTGTAACTCCAAATGTTAGCATTAGACCGATCAACTTGCAAGCTGGAGAGTACACACTAAAACTGGTTCATCCCGATTATCCCGTTTTCTCACAAACAATAAATATTGCAGCCGGTGAGGTAAAAAATGTACGTATTTCGCTTGATGCAACTATGGGATTCGTTAAATGTTTTGTTCATCCTTTTGGAGATGTATATATAAATGGAGAAAAGAGGGGACAAATTCCATCCCCCGATTTTCTAAAAGTAAAACCGGGTCCTGTTAGATTAATAATAAGAAACAATGATTACCGTGATATTGATACTGCTTTTTATATTCGCGCCGGAGATTCTTTAAGACTCAAATTTAGTTTTAGGAAGCCATAA